A portion of the Bubalus kerabau isolate K-KA32 ecotype Philippines breed swamp buffalo chromosome 1, PCC_UOA_SB_1v2, whole genome shotgun sequence genome contains these proteins:
- the LOC129642156 gene encoding olfactory receptor 5F1-like: MNVANQTRVTEFIFLGFSGVLYLRLALFVMFLTVYLLSLMGNTLIIFIVLMDSRLQTPMYIFLGNLSFLEIWYTTATVPKLLATCLSQVVTISVSGCITQYYFFFSMGATECILLAVMAYDRYVAICNPLRYSFLMNLQVCLWFSAGSWIGGFIAPVLPTVLVSYLNFCSSQKINHFFCDSEPIFQLSCSDTFMVEALGYTCTSVVILSSFLLTMSSYGHIVVTIIKLSSREAQKKTFSTCASHLTVVTIYYGTIIFAYVRPPAKHNFTMGKVVSVFYCVVTPLLNPLVYTLRNKDVKKAFRKVLERKRLFLARYIQEI, translated from the coding sequence ATGAATGTGGCAAATCAAACaagagtgacagagtttatttttctgggattttctGGTGTTCTCTATCTAAGGCTTGCATTATTTGTGATGTTTCTTACTGTATATCTGCTCTCTCTCATGGGAAACACCCTCATCATCTTCATTGTTCTCATGGATTCCAGACTCCAAACACCCATGTATATTTTCTTAGGAAATTTGTCATTTCTGGAGATCTGGTACACGACAGCCACAGTGCCTAAATTGCTGGCCACTTGTCTCTCACAGGTTGTTACCATTTCCGTTTCTGGTTGTATAACCCAGTActacttttttttctctatggGGGCTACAGAGTGCATCCTGTTGGCTGTGATGGCCTATGATCGCTATGTGGCCATATGCAACCCTCTAAGATACTCATTCCTCATGAATCTTCAGGTATGCCTATGGTTTTCAGCTGGATCTTGGATTGGGGGCTTCATTGCCCCTGTTCTACCTACTGTACTTGtctcttatttaaatttttgtagcTCTCAAAAGATCaatcatttcttctgtgactcaGAACCAATTTTTCAACTCTCCTGCTCAGATACATTCATGGTGGAGGCCTTGGGTTACACATGTACCTCTGTTGTGATTCTAAGTTCTTTTCTTCTCACTATGTCTTCCTATGGACACATTGTGGTCACAATTATCAAGCTATCTTCTCGAGAGGCTCAGAAGAAAACTTTCTCCACCTGCGCCTCCCACCTCACTGTGGTCACCATCTATTATGGCACCATTATTTTTGCCTATGTTCGCCCTCCAGCCAAGCACAACTTTACCATGGGTAAAGTAGTCTCAGTGTTCTACTGTGTGGTCACCCCACTTTTAAATCCTCTTGTATACACCCTAAGAAACAAAGATGTGAAGAAAGCCTTCAGAAAAGttctagaaagaaaaagattgtTCTTGGCCAGATATATCCAGGAGATTTGA
- the LOC129642155 gene encoding olfactory receptor 6F1 gives MNTHNETLPQDFLLLGFPGSQILQLSLFMLFLVMYILTVGGNMAILILVSTSHQLHTPMYFFLSNLSFLEIWYTTAAVPKALAILLGKSQSISFTSCLLQMYLVFSLGCTEYFLLAAMAYDRYLAICYPLHYGTIMNSLLSTQLALGSWVCGFLAIAVPTAVISSLTFCGPHTINHFFCDIAPWIALACTSTRPVELVSFVIAFVVILSSCLITLVSYVYIISTIFRIPSAQGRSKAFSTCSSHLTVVLIWYGSTIFLHVRTSIKEALNLTKAVHVLNTVVTPVLNPFIYTLRNKEVRETLLKKCKGK, from the coding sequence ATGAACACACACAATGAAACTCTCCCCCAGGACTTTCTCCTATTGGGCTTTCCTGGGTCCCAGATCCTTCAACTCTctcttttcatgctttttttgGTTATGTACATCCTCACAGTTGGTGGTAACATGGCTATATTGATATTGGTGAGTACCTCCCACCAGCtacacacccccatgtacttctttctaAGCAATCTCTCTTTCCTGGAGATTTGGTACACCACAGCTGCAGTCCCCAAAGCCCTGGCCATTCTACTGGGGAAAAGCCAAAGCATATCATTTACCAGCTGTCTTTTGCAGATGTACCTTGTTTTCTCATTGGGCTGCACAGAGTACTTCCTCCTGGCAGCCATGGCTTATGACCGTTATTTGGCCATCTGTTATCCTCTACACTATGGGACTATCATGAACAGCCTTCTCTCAACGCAGCTGGCTCTGGGCTCCTGGGTCTGTGGTTTCTTGGCCATTGCTGTTCCCACAGCCGTCATCAGCAGCCTGACCTTCTGTGGGCCCCACACTATCAACCACTTCTTTTGTGACATTGCACCTTGGATTGCTCTGGCCTGTACCAGCACACGGCCAGTGGAACTTGTAAGCTTTGTGATTGCTTTTGTGGTCATCCTAAGTTCTTGCCTTATCACCCTTGTCTCCTATGTCTACATCATCAGCACCATCTTCAGGATTCCCTCAGCCCAGGGCAGAAGCAAAGCCTTCTCCACGTGCTCCTCGCATCTTACAGTGGTGCTCATCTGGTATGGCTCTACAATCTTCCTTCATGTCCGCACCTCCATTAAAGAGGCTTTGAATCTGACCAAAGCTGTTCATGTCTTGAATACCGTGGTAACTCCAGTTCTTAATCCCTTCATCTACACTCTCCGAAACAAGGAAGTAAGAGAAACACTGCTAAAGaaatgtaaaggaaaataa